A region of the Ranitomeya variabilis isolate aRanVar5 chromosome 5, aRanVar5.hap1, whole genome shotgun sequence genome:
AACTATTAAATGGGAAATTCTATTCCAAAAAGAATTTACAGAACAAGCAAACAAACAGCAGATATCAGCCAGGTCTGTGtgtggagtgtgagaacagagccgCTGTGCACTGTGTTCCCAGTCTGCAAACACAGTCCCTGCATGTGGAGCCAGGGACACAAAACAACAGAAGGCGAAAGGGACAAGCTGGGCCTTTGTTAACATTGTACTCAGCACCTTTAGAAATCTAACTGTACATGGGATTGGGCCCAGCCCCACTGGAGACACTCGGAGTAGGTGCAGCTTGTGCCCCACTGACATTGGGGATAGTCCATGAGGGTTGAGAAGTCTGCAGCTGCGTGAAGCTACTCCTCGCCGCACAATGCTTGGCTCAAACACACTGGTAAGTTCTCCAGGAGGCAAACGGACACCAAGGTTGTCTGATCAGTGCCATAACTGTGACTATATGATGTGTTTTTGTGCCTTTGTCTATTAACAGAAGCATGTGCTGCTAATCAGTTGGATAATTTGGCATGCCATTGATGATTCGTGCATGTAGTAATGTACTGTATGCCTTGTGTATGAGCAAGTGACATGTAGCAGTTGATAGACGCTGTGTATGTAGATAGTGGAAAGAAATTGTTATCTAGTTGTTATAGGTTTCTTTTTTACTATAACCTTTGTGCCAGGGAAAATTGAAAAATtcacttttcatttttttcctttaatGAAATTTGCATTATATTTCTGAACACTAAATTAGGACGTTATGTACTGAActccttcacgaccttgggattttccgtttttgcatttacattttttcctccctatcttcccagagtcataacttttttatttttctttcaatatggccatgtcggggcttgattttttgcgggatgagttgcacttttgaaagacaccattgattttatcatatagtgaactggaaaacaagaaaaaaaatttgagtgctgtgaaattgcaaaaaagtggaaGTCCccattcattttctttttttttaccatgttcactaaatgctaaaacaaacAAACCTGCCATTACGATTTTACAGGTTATTGTGAGTCTTCAGACACCAAACatttataggttcttttttatttaagtggtgaaaaaaattcaaagcttgtaaaaaaaaaaaaaaaagatcccttcttccgagacctgtagcatctccatttttcaggatatgaggccgggtgagggcttattttttgcacttcaagctgatgtttttattgataccattttggggtaagtACAATATTTTGATCACCTGATAATGCATTTTATTATAattagattattatttattatgttgcagagaccaaaaaaaattaattctggcattttttttctcattatgctgtttaacaattggattaattctttttatattttgatagattgggcgattctgaacgcagtgataatTATCCAaatcaaatatgaatatttttaaattatttattgttttattttgaatggggcaaagggtgatgattttatatatttttttacattcttaaaaacttttttttactttttacttcctTTAATAGTCTCTTTAGGAGACTTGATGCTTCAACTATCGGATCCCTTGTACTACACATAGCAGGTCTTCAGCCCTGCTACAACACGTGAGCAAAAATCATCATCTTCTATGAATGCCGGCCACGGACCGACGTTCCTAGCAAATCAGCAATGACAAGCAAAGGGGTCCTCTGCAGacccccggttgtcatgccaacccatcggcgccctgTGATCATGTGTCAGGGGCACTGATGTGTGGACTTTGTGACGCATTTCCGGTGcaatcatgttaaatgccactgccagagattgacagctgcatttaacatgttaacagccggggtggattgcgattccacccgagactgttaggggcacatgacagctgatcaaatcagctgccatgtgcaggaaaagatgcgggctcaccTCCGCAGACCTCATCAAAGGGGGATAAACGCTCTatgacatacctgtatgtcattgatCGTGAAGGGGATAAAATGTGTTACTGATAATACATTAGGTACATCTGATAGTGGCCTGTTATCTCTTTAATAGATTTGAGATTAAATTTAATCCACACAGACATTTTTTTGCAAGTCACAAAAAAACATTTCATTGTACATGTAAGATGCACATTTGAATCTACATGATACATTTATCTATTGCTTGTAGTACACATAATACATGTGAGAGTAACCTATAGTGTAtgaatatacatacagtatatttttaATAGCTTGCAATATAGACTCCTAACATTGAAACTGCAACACTAAATAGAAAAAGTTGTTCTAGCATTTTTAAGAATTGTCCCGGGAGCTGATTTTCAACACAAcgccaggccacatgttgctcgtTTTTCTGTGAGCAGTCTGTGTGGTCTAAACATGCTACCATGACCTGCAGCGTCTTCAGACTTGTTTCCCATTGAGCAAATCTGGGAtttcattggtcggcaattgcaaagggagctgccagcagtggatcttgatcatTTGTGTGCCCAAGTGCGTTCCGTGTGGCAGAAGATTCCGCAAGCCTTAATACcgtaacctcactgatagcatgcCAAGGTGTATGAGTGCATGTATTTCTAAGCAATACTGAGATATTCTGAAAATATAGTGTTCATATTTTCataatttacatatcattaacatgtctattgatcccGCAATTTCCATAAttacacaacttttccttcttgatgttgcaagtttaatgttgaggagtgtatataaTACGTCTGATGTATGTAATACACAATTATAGACTGTAATATATGATACATTCAATAGTAACTGTAATTAACCTGATTGCAGCctatagtggatataaaaagtctatgtTAAAAtgattttgtcatgtaaaaaaaaatcataaaaaaaagtcattttaaaactttttccaccttttaatCACTCATAGTCTGTGCAAATCCATAGAAAATCAAACTGAATTTTTTTGGGTtggaaaaataaatatacagtggttacataaatatgcacacccttaaattaatactttgttgacataccctttgaatttatgacagaatTTAATCTTTATAGGAAGGAGTCAGCAAGgttcatctagaattggcaatctttgtccactcttccttgcagtagctccAAAATCTGTCAGATTGCAAGGCATCTCCTGTGTAAATCATCCTCTTCAGCCAGGTCACCCACAGATTTAcatttggattcaggtctgggtgaTCCATTCCAAAACTCTGATCTTCTACTGGCAAGCCATTTTTTTGTTGATTTGGAGTATGATTAGGATAGTTCTGAAAGGAGAAATTCCTCTTCATGTTTGGCTTTTTAGCAGAGGCACAaaggttttgatgcaaaattgactgatatttggaactttTGGTAATTCCCTGCACCttgactaaagctgccaaaaaacaacaaccccaaagcataatgctgacTCCACCATGCTGTAATGTGGGTATTATGTTCTTTTAGTGATGCTCAGTGTTGGCTTTGTGACAAACATCCCCTTTGGAATTATGGgcaaaaagttcaaccttggtctcatcaggACATCAACACATTTTTTGACAAGTGTTTGACAGACTATGTATGGTTTCCCAAACATAGTTGGGTTTGGATGTTTTTCTTCGTAAGAAGAGGCTTCCATTTTGCCACCCTACCCGACAGACCAGATATAGAAAGAACACGGGAGATTGTTGTTACTTGTAATACACAGCCAGTATTTTATCACAACTTCCTGGAGCTTCTTTAATGTTGGTATAGTAATTTTGGCAGCCTCCCAGACCAAGTTTCTTTTTATCTTTTCAGCAATTTTTGAGGCATGTCCAGTTCTAGGTAATATCATTATTGTggttcaccaaacaaaataatgaaaaaaaacccaAATAACTTATTATTTAACAGATAAAACCTAGGTGTTATATAGCTAACCCATGTTATACAACTTATTTATTAGTTACGTTAGATACTACTCAACAAATTAACCAGAACACCTGTGTAATAGACTTACACCCTAGTTGGTCATCAAGTGGAAGTAATTCTTCCTTTTTCTTTTCTAGTATGTTAATGCAGTCATATGGAAGAGCTCAACGAGCGGGGATTCTGACAAGACTAAGAAATATTGTGTTGTGTTTTCTAGCTATTCATATCTGGAGGATGTTTATAGGGACATGTCATTTGCTAGTTTATTGTAACTTAAGGTCTGCTAGTATGTCCCTTTCCTGTCCAGTGATATTCATTAACACCTGAGTGCAAGAAAGAATAAAAACTGGACCTTTACCCCCTTGTCATCTTATAATATTGTAAATACGATTTCCGTGTAATTTAATTACACTTTTGCTAACATTAACTAGCAAAGCAAAGGCAATATGGGATAACTTTCTGATCAATGGGAGTATGACCACTGGAAACCCCCAGCGATCCTGAAGTTCTGAAGAACCATGTGTGCATTGAGTGAGTGGTTGATCATGCgccctactgctccattcactcttAATGGGACATCTGGAGAAAGCCAAGAATTGCACTTGGCTAGACTTTTTGCACACCTCTAATAATGATTGAAGCAAAGAATGGGGCAATTGGCATCTGCCTCATGGGTTTCTGCTCTGCATTTCTCTGGATCACGATGGCAGGATTATAGGTTAGACTTGATGGATTTTTCCAACATTAAAATATTATTTACTAATGAAAGTTCGTCTTCTTTCATAGATAATTTTCTATGCCAGTTCTCTCCTCTTCGTGCATGCCCTCAGTTCAGACACATCAAAACCTTTGAAAACAAGGAAAAAGGGTCAAACTAAAGGAAAGCAGAACCCCAGTCAGGACAAAGGCCATGGGAAGACTTCTCCAGACCCTGTGCTGGGTGTAAATTCTTTTTCTCCTTCACAGATTTATAGTTTAGTGGAAGAATATGAACAAAGTTTAATAGAAATGGTACACCAGCTGCGAAATGGCTCCGAATCTTCTGGCGGAAAATGTGAAGTTAACCTAAGGCTTTGGCTTTCTAATAGGAGAAGCTTATCACCCTGGGCTTACAGGTAACTTTTTCCCCCAATTTAATAATGTTATATGTTCTCAAACAAAGTTCATAAGAAATAATTTCTCAGTAATAAAGTTTAAAGATAAGAACCCCATGATTCCCGTGTAGTACAAGGCCTTCATTCTGTATTGTGGCATATAATCAAGGTCTAAGTATCTGCATTAATTTTTATAGACATTTTAGTCTATATGtagtcagaccttcatcagaaacagatTGCCGTGAAGGACAGAAGAAAACGAAAAGAAGTTGCTCTAACTGCACTCAAAGTAAATATAATCTTCACTATGCGGCAGTGAGTATTCGCTTCACCTTGAGCACATTTACATCAgcttcttttaatttttttctgtccTTCACTGCAATCTGGTTCTGATGAAGATCTGACCATATATTGACAGAAATGTCATATGATTTATGGTGTATTGTCTATTTAATACATTCTGAAATTTGAATTTGTGGAATGTCAAGTCCTCCGTATTTATTGGATTTGAAGTGGAACTCTACAAAAAATATTATCCAGAAGCATCTACCAATATTACAGCAAGATGACATGTTATCCAGTATACTAAGGGATGGCATCAATGTTGTGGCTAGGAGAGCTCCCACTATTGGTAATTTAATTTCTCCAGGCTTTTTTGTATCCAAACCCAAGTCCAAAGCTTGGCTCGAGTGCAAGGGTACTACTATAAGTGCGGTACTACCGCTTTCAGGACCTGCGCCTCCAGCCAGGTGGGCAAAACATTCACAAACTCGGACAACTCTAAAAGTTATTATATAAAAGAGTTTATGAATTGTCACTCTAAAAATGAGGTGTACAAAATTAAttgtttggattgcagactttcatACATCGGTTGCACCACAAGAAAGTTGAAAACTAGAGTATCTGAACATTTAAGAGACATTGGCAATTTTAACATCGGGAATAAGAATATCTCTATGGTTGCTAAACATTTTGTTACCTGTCACGGAGGGAACACTTCAGCAATGTCTATTCAGGGTATTGAACAGGTTAAATGTTCAAATCGCGGGGGAGATATAAAGAGACGCCTCCTAACGAGAGAGGCGTTTTGGATTTATAATTTGCAAACTAGATCGCCTTTTGGTCttaataagaaaaacaaaattatgtaTCATTACTGTTAAATGTTTTAATTGTGTATTGTTcatatgtttgttttattttgtatgTAATTAAGTACTTTTTATGGTGCTGTGAGCTTTCAGGACCTTTGAAGAGATCATGTGATTAGTGATGTTGCTATGATAGGTCAGGCTTTAAGCTGTCATCCTACCTGTTCACATTCATTGTACGCAATGATTCTTCTTTCCATTTTTAAATtttatatggatcaataaagactttttcgaattttaaggagctggagcaTTCACACGTTTTTCTTCTCGAACTCTACAGTTCTTATGCACCCATCCAGCAGGACTGCTATGCAGTCCATTACTTGAATGCATTATAATACTCTGCAAACTGTTTCATTCTGTTCACTCTCAATCCCAACAGCTGTCTCCCTATTGGGTCAGTCTACAGCCCATCTTGTCTTCTTGAATccttatcttaaagggaatctgtcagtagcatTCCCCctccataaaaacaaaacaaaactataTTTAtagttctttcaaagacaagtccaactATGCCTTTACATAGGCAGTCCATTccttcattactgagaaatcagctgtAAAGACACGGGGGTTAACCGGTGGTCTAGTTTGCTGGCTCGAGACCGCACGGACCAGGGATTATCCCACTAAACACCCACTACTTTTACTGTGGTCATAATACTACTAAGACAACACAGGGTGACGTTAAAACAGTGTGgctatactttattgaaccacaaacagacaataacacagaacagtcccagccAAATAccaaagatggtgcaaaattacagtctcacccttccgctgactcaatgGGATTAAAGCAGCTGcgacttccagggccaactacccccccTGTGACTCCTACAGAGAGGAggcaacaacaagcttaggaagctgacagtccattgaggtaccagGTCAAgtgaccggagggtcacatcctggcttctctgaacatctccatggagccaggtgactgctGGGTTCCAACtctggctttcccaaatgtattCATGGGGCTCAGttgaccagtgggtccaaatcctAGCTTCTCCatatgtatccatgggttcagtaatggtcaatggagcagatctgtattccttcAGCAGGggtcatggtcccctaagctggcatcctgtagaatgtcaaatttgTGTCCCTTGTGAC
Encoded here:
- the IL17B gene encoding interleukin-17B isoform X1; amino-acid sequence: MLGSNTLIIFYASSLLFVHALSSDTSKPLKTRKKGQTKGKQNPSQDKGHGKTSPDPVLGVNSFSPSQIYSLVEEYEQSLIEMVHQLRNGSESSGGKCEVNLRLWLSNRRSLSPWAYSINHDESRIPVDIPEARCLCSGCINPFTMQEDLSMSSIPIHSKIPVRRRFCEHSLAGLRGKRRKKCRKEYTTVMENIAVGCTCIF